The following proteins are encoded in a genomic region of Phycisphaerae bacterium:
- a CDS encoding SpoIIE family protein phosphatase, translating into MLREVIDTASLEDFVYGLARAARLRVCVYDRHGELVVASPADNDFALLTRHVLQRLPANMPLTPVPAHDPPGAVAFVESQAIWYVVAPVYADDRQAGFVAIGEFRAQPPSPEHWPLPPGTHGLDRTILQRAWEKLPELDRRGHALAVVTARWGARQLAQWGRREARLMTATEQVALVGDIADLLTGEQDLQKVLNRIVADTARVMQCPASSMRLYDPQTNELRITAVYNLPADYVGKGAVRRTSSAVDDEALRGGCVYIEDAREDPRVQYPDDFRRQGIVSMLTAGMIYRGQPVGVIRVYTRQRRRFRKAQRDLLRAVAYQAATAIVHAQLVTERLRNAETQRQLALAGALQERMIRIPPPRHPRVETALAFHSTFALAGDFCDFFTLCDDRLVAVVGDVAGKGIPASLLMSYVRGALRAAADGCLSPGQLLTQLNRHLYRETLAREFVTLLMVAIDAPARTLTYANAGHEPLLLLRDGEVTASEEADLVLGIAPDEVYHEHTLALRPNDLLLLYTDGANEARNFADEEFSRARLWESLRTYGGLAPQQVLNNIVWDIRRFVGLAEQSDDLTLVALRIRQ; encoded by the coding sequence ATGCTGCGCGAAGTCATCGACACCGCCTCGCTGGAGGATTTCGTCTACGGGCTGGCCCGCGCCGCCCGGCTGCGCGTGTGCGTCTATGACCGGCACGGCGAATTGGTTGTCGCGTCACCCGCCGACAACGACTTCGCGCTGCTCACGCGGCATGTTCTGCAGCGCCTGCCCGCGAATATGCCGCTGACGCCCGTGCCGGCCCACGACCCACCGGGGGCCGTCGCATTCGTCGAAAGCCAGGCCATCTGGTACGTCGTCGCCCCCGTCTATGCCGACGACCGCCAGGCCGGCTTCGTAGCCATCGGCGAATTCCGCGCGCAGCCCCCGTCACCGGAGCACTGGCCGCTGCCGCCGGGCACCCACGGGCTCGACCGCACCATACTCCAGCGCGCCTGGGAGAAGCTGCCCGAGCTGGATCGCCGCGGGCATGCCCTGGCGGTCGTGACCGCCCGCTGGGGCGCGCGGCAGCTCGCGCAGTGGGGTCGCCGCGAGGCGCGTCTGATGACTGCCACCGAGCAGGTCGCCCTCGTCGGCGACATCGCCGACCTGCTCACCGGCGAGCAGGACCTGCAGAAGGTCCTCAATCGAATCGTCGCGGACACCGCCCGCGTCATGCAGTGCCCCGCCAGCAGCATGCGCCTGTACGACCCGCAGACCAACGAGCTGCGCATCACGGCGGTCTACAACCTGCCGGCCGATTACGTCGGCAAGGGGGCCGTCCGGCGCACATCCAGCGCCGTGGATGACGAGGCCCTGCGCGGCGGCTGCGTCTACATCGAGGACGCCCGCGAAGACCCGCGCGTCCAGTATCCCGACGACTTTCGCCGCCAGGGCATCGTCAGCATGCTCACCGCGGGCATGATCTATCGCGGCCAGCCCGTGGGCGTCATTCGCGTGTACACGCGCCAGCGCCGCCGCTTCCGCAAGGCGCAGCGTGACCTGCTGCGCGCCGTGGCCTACCAGGCCGCCACCGCCATCGTTCACGCCCAACTGGTCACTGAACGGCTGCGCAACGCCGAGACGCAACGCCAGCTCGCCTTGGCCGGCGCCCTGCAGGAGCGCATGATCCGCATCCCGCCGCCGCGCCACCCGCGCGTCGAGACCGCGCTGGCCTTTCACTCCACCTTCGCGCTGGCCGGCGACTTCTGCGACTTCTTCACGCTGTGCGATGACCGCCTGGTCGCGGTCGTCGGCGACGTGGCGGGCAAAGGCATCCCCGCATCACTGCTGATGTCTTACGTGCGGGGCGCCCTGCGGGCGGCGGCCGACGGTTGCCTGAGCCCCGGGCAGTTGCTCACGCAGCTCAACCGTCACTTGTATCGCGAAACGCTGGCGCGCGAATTCGTCACGTTGCTGATGGTCGCCATTGATGCCCCGGCCCGGACGCTGACCTACGCGAACGCCGGTCACGAGCCGCTGCTGCTGCTGCGCGACGGCGAGGTCACGGCCAGCGAGGAAGCCGACCTCGTCCTGGGCATCGCGCCCGACGAGGTCTACCACGAGCACACGCTGGCCCTCCGACCGAATGACCTGCTCCTGCTCTATACCGACGGCGCGAACGAAGCCCGCAACTTCGCGGACGAGGAGTTCAGCCGCGCCCGCCTGTGGGAATCGCTGCGCACCTACGGCGGTCTCGCCCCACAGCAAGTGCTGAACAACATCGTCTGGGATATCCGCAGATTCGTCGGCCTGGCGGAGCAATCCGACGACCTCACGCTGGTCGCGCTGCGCATCCGCCAGTGA
- a CDS encoding DUF4097 family beta strand repeat protein produces the protein MKRAAAVVLLVVAAWAAGCTNAVRATRDLTLTLPWEEYRQVAVQVRNGAVELRSAPVDQIQLKIRKQVCGDTFAQAEEHLGQMEVFTGRDPQNADTFLVELRYPEELAGRNVGACVTIEVPQACAARIRTSNGAIRVAGLTGDVSLETSNGGVQADDVQGTLDARTSNGGIVARRVAGAVQARSSNGGIEALDVSGRCVARTSNGGIRLVAATAEAAQIELITSNGNIHASVPQTLAADMRCETSNGRVSVDLPKAVMQSIQATRTRFSGVVNGGGGKLVAETSNGSVTVDAR, from the coding sequence ATGAAACGGGCTGCGGCGGTCGTGTTGCTGGTGGTGGCGGCTTGGGCGGCGGGCTGCACGAACGCGGTGCGGGCGACGCGTGATCTCACGCTCACACTACCGTGGGAGGAGTACCGGCAGGTGGCGGTGCAGGTGCGCAACGGGGCGGTCGAGCTGCGTTCGGCGCCGGTGGACCAGATCCAGTTGAAGATCCGCAAGCAGGTATGCGGCGACACCTTCGCCCAGGCGGAGGAGCACCTGGGCCAGATGGAGGTCTTCACGGGGCGCGATCCACAGAACGCGGATACGTTCCTGGTCGAGTTGCGCTACCCGGAGGAACTGGCCGGCCGCAACGTCGGCGCGTGCGTGACCATCGAGGTGCCGCAGGCGTGCGCCGCGCGTATCAGGACGAGCAACGGCGCGATCCGCGTGGCGGGGTTGACGGGTGATGTGTCGCTGGAGACGTCGAACGGCGGCGTGCAGGCCGACGACGTGCAGGGCACGCTGGATGCCCGCACGTCCAACGGCGGCATCGTGGCGCGGCGTGTCGCCGGTGCCGTGCAGGCGCGTTCCTCCAACGGGGGCATTGAAGCACTGGACGTCAGCGGCCGGTGTGTGGCGCGCACGTCGAATGGCGGCATTCGGCTGGTCGCGGCCACCGCCGAGGCGGCCCAGATCGAGCTAATCACGAGCAACGGCAATATTCACGCCTCCGTGCCGCAGACACTCGCGGCAGACATGCGGTGCGAGACCAGCAACGGGCGCGTGTCGGTGGATCTGCCCAAGGCCGTGATGCAGTCGATTCAAGCCACTCGGACGCGGTTCAGCGGCGTGGTGAACGGGGGTGGCGGGAAGCTGGTGGCAGAGACGTCGAACGGGTCGGTGACGGTGGACGCGCGCTAA
- the rplL gene encoding 50S ribosomal protein L7/L12 produces MAEAPAKEFSAATKDLGDKIAALTLMQAKELADYLKSAYGIEPAAGGAVMMAAMPGAGGAAGGAPAAEEKTEFNVVIKSSGDKKLAVIKVVRAARSDLGLKEAKALVDEAPKTLLEGVSKDDAAKWKKELEDAGATVEIQ; encoded by the coding sequence ATGGCGGAAGCACCGGCCAAGGAATTCAGCGCAGCGACGAAAGACCTGGGCGACAAGATCGCCGCCCTGACGCTGATGCAGGCGAAGGAACTGGCGGACTATCTAAAGTCGGCCTACGGGATCGAGCCGGCGGCGGGCGGCGCGGTCATGATGGCGGCCATGCCGGGTGCCGGTGGCGCGGCGGGTGGCGCGCCGGCGGCCGAAGAGAAGACCGAGTTCAACGTCGTGATCAAGAGCTCGGGCGACAAGAAGCTCGCCGTGATCAAGGTGGTGCGGGCGGCGCGCAGCGATCTGGGTCTGAAGGAAGCGAAGGCGCTGGTCGATGAGGCGCCGAAGACCCTGCTCGAGGGTGTCAGCAAGGACGACGCAGCGAAGTGGAAGAAGGAGCTGGAGGACGCCGGCGCGACGGTCGAGATTCAGTAA
- a CDS encoding 50S ribosomal protein L10: protein MSKPVKEMITRELSSRYAEQSNAVWVELLGADGITTNDFRRDLHAHQMRLEVVKTALFKRACAQGPLASLAAAATGPVALVTGGESAIDVAKRLDEWLPKLAKNLRLRGAVLEGEYLDEVAVKDLSKMPSKRDLQGRIVSIMLSPAGNLIGAALAPGRNLAGCLKALIEKLEKNDTGAAVAAAEAN, encoded by the coding sequence ATGAGCAAGCCAGTCAAGGAAATGATCACCCGCGAGTTGTCGTCACGCTACGCGGAGCAAAGCAACGCCGTGTGGGTTGAGCTGCTCGGCGCCGACGGCATTACGACCAATGATTTCCGCCGCGACCTGCATGCCCACCAGATGCGCCTGGAGGTCGTAAAGACGGCGCTCTTCAAACGCGCGTGTGCGCAGGGCCCGCTGGCGAGCCTCGCGGCGGCGGCGACCGGGCCGGTGGCACTGGTGACCGGTGGAGAATCGGCGATCGACGTGGCGAAGCGGCTCGACGAGTGGCTGCCGAAGCTGGCGAAGAACCTGCGCCTGCGCGGGGCGGTGCTGGAAGGTGAGTACCTGGATGAGGTCGCCGTCAAAGACCTGTCCAAGATGCCCAGCAAGCGCGACCTGCAGGGTCGGATCGTCAGCATCATGCTGTCGCCGGCCGGCAACCTGATCGGCGCGGCGCTGGCGCCGGGCCGCAACCTGGCCGGCTGCCTGAAGGCGCTGATCGAGAAATTGGAGAAGAACGATACCGGCGCCGCCGTGGCGGCGGCCGAAGCCAACTGA
- a CDS encoding 50S ribosomal protein L1 has product MRFRSKRYKKDAEKTTSQLVSLDEGVKRLKSFSKAKFDQTVDLVCHLGIDARQADQMLRGSISLPKGIGASKKVIAFCGEADVEAAKAAGAIEAGADELVDKVAKGWTDFDVAVAHPSLMGKVGKLGRVLGPQGKMPSPKSGTVAQDIVTAVKEYSAGKVEFRNDAGGNIHAVVGKLSFSEEDLKANIAAFLDHIRRLKPATAKGQYMKKVCISGTMTPAVHLDIATGATE; this is encoded by the coding sequence ATGCGATTTCGCAGCAAGCGTTACAAGAAAGACGCCGAAAAGACCACCTCGCAGCTCGTGTCGCTCGACGAAGGCGTCAAGCGACTCAAGAGCTTCTCGAAGGCCAAGTTCGATCAGACCGTGGACCTGGTTTGCCACCTGGGCATCGATGCCCGGCAGGCCGACCAGATGCTGCGCGGTTCGATCAGCCTGCCGAAGGGCATCGGCGCCAGCAAGAAGGTGATCGCCTTCTGCGGCGAGGCGGATGTCGAGGCGGCCAAGGCGGCGGGCGCGATCGAGGCCGGGGCCGACGAGCTGGTGGACAAGGTGGCGAAGGGCTGGACCGACTTCGACGTCGCCGTCGCGCATCCATCGTTGATGGGCAAAGTCGGCAAGCTGGGCCGCGTGCTCGGCCCGCAGGGCAAGATGCCGTCGCCCAAGAGCGGCACCGTGGCCCAGGACATCGTCACCGCCGTCAAGGAATATTCGGCCGGCAAGGTCGAGTTCCGCAACGACGCCGGCGGCAACATCCATGCCGTCGTCGGCAAACTGAGTTTCTCCGAGGAAGACCTGAAGGCCAATATCGCGGCGTTCCTTGACCACATCCGGCGGCTGAAGCCGGCGACGGCCAAGGGACAGTACATGAAGAAGGTCTGCATCAGCGGGACCATGACGCCGGCGGTGCATCTGGACATCGCGACGGGTGCGACGGAGTAA
- the rplK gene encoding 50S ribosomal protein L11 yields the protein MAKAVIAKIKLQAPGGKATPAPPVGPALGQHGVNIGQFVQQFNERTRQMDGMTCPVEITVYKDKSFDFIVKSPPAAVLLLKAAKPLDATQAIVEKGSGEPNRTKVGRVTSEDVRKIATTKAKDLNAFDADAAAKIVAGTARSMGIEIVD from the coding sequence ATGGCGAAGGCGGTCATCGCGAAGATCAAGTTGCAGGCCCCGGGCGGCAAGGCGACGCCGGCACCGCCGGTGGGGCCGGCGCTCGGCCAGCACGGCGTGAACATCGGGCAGTTCGTGCAGCAGTTCAACGAGCGCACGCGGCAGATGGACGGGATGACCTGCCCGGTCGAGATCACCGTTTACAAGGACAAGAGCTTCGACTTCATCGTGAAGAGCCCGCCGGCTGCGGTGCTGTTGCTGAAAGCGGCGAAGCCGCTGGACGCCACGCAGGCGATCGTGGAGAAGGGCTCGGGCGAGCCGAACCGCACGAAGGTGGGTCGGGTGACGAGCGAGGACGTGCGCAAGATCGCGACGACGAAGGCCAAGGACCTCAATGCGTTCGACGCGGACGCCGCGGCGAAGATCGTGGCGGGTACGGCGCGGTCGATGGGGATCGAGATCGTCGACTGA
- the nusG gene encoding transcription termination/antitermination factor NusG has product MIAGTDEGLTPVAPDAPADAGESPAPAETEGSRAGTESVVTEPTAPVAEEKAAAHHGKPAPAEKPELVRPGMGWYVLRVASNKEDQVREALERKVKIEQLEGRVGRVLVPTQREKRVRGGTSRVYHRKLYPGYVFVEMATDSDGRIPENVWFVIKETTGVGDFIGSGGKPSPMPLPDVEKMLAATVRPEESPALANLAFKKGDKVKVTEGPFENFEGSVDEINTQKGTVRVIVAIFGRPTPIEIEYWQVEQL; this is encoded by the coding sequence ATGATAGCCGGGACCGACGAAGGACTGACGCCGGTTGCGCCGGACGCCCCGGCCGACGCCGGCGAGTCGCCCGCCCCCGCGGAAACAGAAGGTAGCAGGGCGGGGACCGAGTCGGTGGTGACCGAGCCGACGGCGCCCGTTGCCGAGGAAAAGGCCGCCGCGCACCACGGCAAGCCCGCGCCCGCGGAGAAGCCCGAGCTGGTCCGCCCGGGCATGGGCTGGTACGTTTTGCGCGTCGCGTCCAACAAGGAAGACCAGGTCCGCGAGGCGCTCGAACGCAAGGTGAAGATCGAGCAGCTCGAGGGGCGCGTCGGCCGGGTGCTGGTGCCAACGCAGCGCGAGAAGCGCGTCCGCGGCGGCACGTCGCGGGTCTACCACCGCAAGCTGTACCCGGGCTACGTCTTCGTCGAGATGGCGACCGACAGCGACGGACGCATCCCCGAAAATGTCTGGTTCGTCATCAAGGAAACCACCGGCGTCGGCGATTTCATCGGGTCGGGCGGCAAGCCCTCGCCCATGCCGCTGCCGGACGTGGAGAAGATGCTGGCGGCGACCGTGCGACCGGAGGAGTCGCCGGCGCTGGCGAACCTGGCGTTCAAGAAAGGCGACAAGGTCAAGGTCACCGAGGGCCCGTTCGAGAACTTCGAGGGCTCGGTGGACGAGATCAACACGCAGAAGGGGACGGTGCGTGTGATCGTGGCGATCTTCGGCCGGCCGACGCCGATCGAGATCGAGTATTGGCAGGTAGAGCAGTTGTGA
- the secE gene encoding preprotein translocase subunit SecE, whose amino-acid sequence MAEQVQPESSVERDSAPPARPPAPPTTGHEYTGGGAGPFRILKAGQGLRVRWGTAIGAGVLAVALADFVWNRLALFDFIERNYTLRTAIPVIVLVLAAYLIFWLVGRQPKVVDFLIATEGEMKKVNWSTRKEVWGATKVVIVTVLALAFILAVVDVVFIVFFSSIHVLKFDLMRHLFGAGNQ is encoded by the coding sequence ATGGCAGAGCAGGTCCAACCCGAAAGCAGCGTGGAACGCGACAGCGCGCCGCCGGCGCGACCGCCGGCACCGCCCACGACCGGCCATGAGTACACAGGCGGCGGGGCGGGTCCGTTCAGGATTCTGAAAGCCGGGCAGGGCCTGCGCGTGCGGTGGGGGACGGCGATCGGGGCGGGCGTCCTCGCGGTGGCGCTGGCCGACTTCGTCTGGAACCGGCTCGCCCTGTTTGACTTCATCGAACGTAATTACACGCTGCGCACGGCGATCCCGGTAATCGTGCTGGTCTTGGCGGCATACCTGATTTTCTGGCTGGTGGGGCGCCAACCGAAGGTCGTCGATTTCCTGATCGCGACCGAGGGCGAGATGAAGAAGGTGAACTGGTCCACACGCAAGGAGGTGTGGGGCGCGACCAAGGTCGTGATCGTGACCGTGCTCGCGTTGGCGTTCATCCTGGCAGTCGTGGACGTGGTCTTCATCGTGTTCTTTTCCTCGATTCACGTGTTGAAGTTTGACCTGATGCGCCACCTCTTCGGGGCGGGAAACCAATGA
- the rpmG gene encoding 50S ribosomal protein L33: MAKAQKRESVWLQCTETGDLNYRTTVNVLGGVPKLQLKKYCPRLRKRTVHKLKRK, from the coding sequence ATGGCCAAGGCGCAGAAACGAGAATCGGTGTGGTTGCAGTGCACGGAAACGGGCGATCTGAACTATCGGACGACCGTCAACGTGCTCGGCGGTGTCCCGAAGCTGCAACTGAAGAAGTACTGCCCGCGCCTGCGCAAGCGCACGGTGCACAAGCTCAAGCGTAAGTAG
- the tuf gene encoding elongation factor Tu — MAKGVFSRTKPHVNVGTIGHVDHGKTTLTAAMTAVQAARGLGEYKSYDEIAKASEKDGRRDPTKILTIATAHVEYETENRHYAHIDCPGHADYVKNMITGAAQMDGAVLVVSAADGPMPQTREHVLLARQVNVPALVVFLNKVDLVDDPELLELVEMEVRELLSKYEFDGDNIPVIRGSATECLKAAFAKNEAGYTPIVELMKALDTNIPEPQREQDKPFLMPVEDVFSIKGRGTVGTGRIERGMVRVGDEVEIIGLHAPKGRKTVVTGVEMFNKTLDSGIAGDNVGLLLRGVEKKELERGQVLAKPGSITPHTKFMGEVYVLKKEEGGRHTPFFPNYRPQFYFRTTDVTGGIMELQARDGGKAEMCMPGDNIQMRVEIINPIAMEDGLRFAIREGGRTVGSGVVTKIIE, encoded by the coding sequence ATGGCCAAGGGCGTATTTTCACGTACTAAACCGCACGTCAACGTCGGGACCATCGGACACGTGGACCACGGCAAGACCACGCTGACCGCCGCCATGACCGCCGTCCAGGCGGCCCGCGGTCTGGGTGAGTACAAGTCGTACGACGAAATCGCGAAGGCGTCCGAGAAGGACGGCCGCCGCGACCCGACCAAGATTCTGACCATCGCAACAGCGCACGTGGAGTACGAGACCGAGAATCGCCACTACGCGCACATCGACTGCCCCGGGCACGCCGACTACGTGAAGAACATGATCACGGGCGCGGCCCAGATGGACGGGGCCGTGCTGGTCGTGAGCGCGGCCGACGGACCGATGCCGCAGACGCGTGAGCACGTGCTGCTGGCCCGCCAGGTCAACGTCCCGGCGCTGGTGGTCTTCCTCAACAAGGTGGACCTGGTGGACGACCCCGAGCTGCTCGAGCTGGTCGAGATGGAAGTGCGCGAGCTGCTCAGCAAGTACGAGTTCGACGGCGACAACATCCCCGTGATCCGCGGCTCGGCCACCGAGTGCCTGAAGGCCGCCTTCGCCAAGAACGAAGCGGGCTACACGCCGATCGTCGAGCTGATGAAGGCCCTCGATACGAACATCCCCGAGCCGCAGCGCGAGCAGGACAAGCCGTTCCTGATGCCGGTCGAGGACGTGTTCAGCATCAAGGGCCGCGGCACGGTCGGCACGGGTCGTATCGAGCGCGGCATGGTGCGCGTCGGCGACGAAGTCGAGATCATCGGCCTGCACGCCCCGAAGGGTCGCAAGACGGTCGTGACCGGCGTCGAAATGTTCAACAAGACGCTCGATTCGGGCATCGCCGGTGACAACGTTGGTTTGCTGCTCCGCGGCGTTGAGAAAAAGGAGCTGGAGCGCGGCCAGGTGCTCGCGAAGCCGGGCAGCATCACGCCGCACACCAAGTTCATGGGCGAGGTCTACGTGCTGAAGAAGGAGGAAGGCGGCCGGCACACGCCGTTCTTCCCCAATTACCGCCCGCAGTTCTACTTCCGCACCACGGACGTGACCGGCGGCATCATGGAGCTGCAGGCCCGTGACGGCGGCAAGGCTGAGATGTGCATGCCGGGCGACAACATTCAGATGCGCGTCGAGATCATTAACCCGATCGCTATGGAGGATGGGCTGCGCTTCGCGATTCGTGAAGGCGGCCGCACGGTCGGCTCCGGCGTAGTGACCAAGATCATCGAGTAG